Proteins from a genomic interval of Nostoc sp. TCL240-02:
- a CDS encoding CAP domain-containing protein — MIKRTIYGVALGTIVLSSGAIATPVTNSTFTPVSSSISSDAFKIAASSINTTALEQSVFNQINSYRTSQRLPALTRNSAIDNQARIHSQNMASGKVPFGHTGFSQRIQAIGISYTSAGENVAYNQGSTDPATTAVQGWLKSPGHLANIRGNFNKTGIGVASNSAGKVYFTQIFLR, encoded by the coding sequence ATGATTAAAAGAACAATCTACGGCGTTGCTTTAGGCACTATTGTCCTCAGTAGCGGGGCGATCGCTACTCCTGTAACAAATTCAACTTTTACACCAGTGTCTTCATCTATATCAAGTGATGCTTTCAAAATTGCAGCATCTAGTATCAACACTACTGCTTTAGAGCAATCGGTTTTCAACCAAATTAATAGCTACAGAACTTCCCAAAGGCTACCAGCACTAACTCGTAATTCTGCCATCGATAATCAAGCTAGGATTCATAGTCAGAATATGGCTAGTGGGAAAGTTCCCTTTGGACATACAGGATTTTCACAGCGTATTCAAGCAATCGGTATTTCTTACACATCTGCTGGTGAAAATGTTGCTTACAACCAGGGATCTACTGACCCTGCGACGACAGCCGTTCAAGGCTGGCTCAAAAGTCCAGGGCATCTAGCTAACATCAGAGGCAATTTTAATAAGACGGGGATTGGTGTCGCCAGCAATAGTGCAGGCAAAGTCTACTTCACACAAATTTTCCTTCGCTGA
- a CDS encoding class I SAM-dependent methyltransferase: MMDQQFQHAMLPQPTHDELARQNFVQSLKTHIFRNISPGNKIVYEKLAKPKFEQEHQRPPQNRHEIREVMQHEPYYRWSSALKRINQEILWNAVNTSVDRQLPELIERAKDRGSELGTLTLDPNFQIPNYQKAVDIHCMPGGYHSEFIADDVAAGATYDRGAYLYGLGWLGPLNNDMGLSIVQNYLLPEYPDFRPRKILDMGCSIGNSTLPYVDAYPDAEVHAIDVGAPMLRYGHARAEALGKRVQFSQQNAEHTNFPDESFDLVVSHILLHEIPPAAVRKVMQESYRLLAPGGIMLHLEAPLYHHIDVYTQFIFDWETANNNEPFWSAVRDLDLVTLATEASFAADKTFEKFVPNGAWKAKVTNGLFQNGNSGSLNTWFVVAATK, encoded by the coding sequence ATGATGGATCAACAATTCCAACACGCTATGCTACCACAACCCACTCATGATGAGTTGGCACGCCAAAACTTTGTGCAAAGCCTGAAAACGCACATTTTCAGGAATATTTCTCCTGGCAATAAAATAGTTTATGAAAAACTAGCCAAGCCGAAATTTGAACAAGAACATCAGCGTCCTCCCCAAAATCGCCATGAAATTCGGGAAGTAATGCAGCATGAACCCTACTACCGATGGAGTAGTGCCCTCAAGCGCATCAACCAGGAAATATTATGGAATGCTGTAAATACCAGTGTTGACAGACAACTACCAGAATTGATTGAGCGTGCCAAAGATCGTGGTAGTGAACTGGGTACTTTAACCCTCGACCCAAATTTTCAAATACCTAATTATCAAAAAGCTGTAGACATTCACTGTATGCCTGGAGGATATCACAGCGAATTCATTGCTGATGATGTAGCTGCTGGTGCAACCTACGATCGCGGCGCTTACCTTTATGGTCTTGGTTGGTTGGGGCCGCTTAATAATGATATGGGGCTATCTATAGTCCAAAACTACCTTCTGCCAGAGTATCCAGACTTTCGACCCAGAAAAATTCTTGATATGGGATGTTCTATTGGTAATAGCACATTACCCTACGTAGATGCTTACCCAGATGCAGAAGTCCATGCCATCGATGTCGGCGCACCCATGTTGCGTTACGGTCATGCAAGAGCCGAAGCATTAGGCAAACGGGTACAATTCTCGCAGCAAAATGCCGAACACACTAACTTTCCAGATGAATCATTTGACTTAGTGGTTTCTCATATTTTGCTGCATGAAATTCCCCCGGCAGCCGTCCGTAAAGTCATGCAAGAATCTTATCGTCTACTGGCTCCCGGTGGAATCATGCTCCATCTGGAAGCACCCTTGTATCATCATATAGATGTTTATACACAGTTCATTTTTGATTGGGAAACTGCTAACAACAACGAACCCTTCTGGAGTGCAGTACGCGATCTGGATTTGGTGACGTTAGCTACTGAGGCTAGTTTTGCAGCAGATAAGACATTCGAGAAGTTTGTCCCTAATGGGGCATGGAAAGCAAAAGTAACTAATGGTCTTTTTCAAAATGGTAACTCAGGCAGCCTAAACACGTGGTTTGTTGTTGCTGCAACGAAGTAA
- the trpB gene encoding tryptophan synthase subunit beta has protein sequence MTTTPLSPSSTAQIPDALGRFGRFGGKYVPETLMPALAELETAYQQYRNDPGFQAELQQLLRDYVGRATPLYFAERLTANYARPDRTGPQIYLKREDLNHTGAHKINNALGQVLLAKRMGKQRIIAETGAGQHGVATATVCARFGLECVIYMGVHDMERQSLNVFRMRLMGAEVRPVEAGTGTLKDATSEAIRDWVTNVETTHYILGSVAGPHPYPMMVRDFHAVIGQETRAQAMEKWGTLPDILLACVGGGSNAMGLFYEFINDFSIRFIGIEAAGEGVNTEKHAATLTKGRVGVLHGAMSYLLQDEDGQIIEAHSISAGLDYPGVGPEHSYLKDIGRAEYYSVTDAEALAAFQRLSKLEGIIPALETAHAIAYLETLCPQLSGSPRIVINCSGRGDKDVQTVAKLLEPA, from the coding sequence GTGACTACCACTCCCCTCTCTCCAAGTTCAACTGCTCAGATTCCCGATGCGTTAGGTCGCTTTGGACGCTTCGGCGGTAAGTATGTACCTGAAACGCTGATGCCTGCGCTTGCTGAATTAGAAACAGCTTATCAGCAATACCGCAATGACCCTGGTTTTCAAGCAGAATTACAGCAGTTGTTACGAGACTATGTGGGACGCGCCACACCATTGTATTTCGCTGAACGCCTGACTGCTAATTATGCCCGACCCGATCGCACTGGGCCACAAATTTATCTAAAGCGCGAAGATTTAAATCATACAGGCGCTCACAAAATCAATAATGCCCTTGGTCAGGTTTTGTTAGCGAAACGCATGGGTAAGCAACGGATTATTGCCGAAACTGGCGCTGGACAACATGGAGTTGCTACAGCCACAGTTTGCGCCCGTTTTGGGCTGGAATGCGTAATTTACATGGGCGTTCATGATATGGAACGCCAATCTTTAAATGTATTTAGAATGCGGTTGATGGGGGCAGAAGTGCGTCCGGTGGAAGCGGGAACTGGAACCCTAAAAGATGCCACTTCTGAAGCAATCCGCGATTGGGTGACAAATGTGGAAACAACTCACTACATCCTGGGTTCGGTAGCAGGCCCCCATCCTTACCCGATGATGGTACGTGATTTCCATGCAGTCATCGGTCAAGAAACTCGCGCGCAAGCAATGGAAAAGTGGGGCACACTGCCTGATATTCTCTTGGCTTGTGTGGGTGGTGGTTCCAATGCAATGGGACTATTCTATGAGTTTATTAATGATTTTTCTATCCGCTTTATTGGAATTGAGGCAGCCGGAGAAGGTGTTAATACCGAAAAACACGCAGCAACCTTGACAAAAGGGCGAGTTGGTGTATTGCACGGAGCAATGAGCTATCTATTACAAGATGAAGATGGGCAAATCATTGAGGCGCACTCAATTAGTGCGGGGTTAGATTATCCCGGTGTGGGGCCAGAACATAGCTATTTGAAAGACATTGGTCGCGCTGAATATTATAGTGTGACGGATGCAGAGGCTTTAGCAGCATTTCAGCGATTATCGAAATTGGAAGGGATTATCCCAGCATTAGAAACAGCCCATGCGATCGCATATCTCGAAACCCTATGTCCCCAACTAAGCGGCAGTCCCCGAATTGTAATTAACTGCTCTGGACGCGGTGATAAAGATGTACAAACGGTAGCTAAGTTATTAGAGCCAGCGTAA
- a CDS encoding translation initiation factor, giving the protein MSSSNSKSSDKSFVYREFGNDNSAATERSIPELPPQQQNLKVQASRKGRKGKTVTVISGFQAKPETLADLVKQLKTQCGTGGTLKDNEIEIQGEHKQKIVEILTKLGYKAKISGG; this is encoded by the coding sequence ATGTCTTCTTCCAATTCTAAATCTTCTGACAAAAGCTTCGTCTACCGCGAATTTGGTAACGACAACTCCGCCGCCACAGAAAGATCAATTCCAGAACTACCTCCGCAACAACAAAATCTTAAAGTACAAGCTTCCCGCAAAGGACGTAAAGGCAAAACTGTCACAGTGATTAGTGGTTTTCAAGCTAAACCAGAAACCTTGGCAGATTTGGTGAAGCAGTTGAAAACCCAGTGTGGGACAGGTGGGACACTTAAAGATAACGAAATTGAAATTCAGGGCGAACACAAGCAGAAAATTGTCGAGATTTTGACCAAGCTAGGTTATAAAGCCAAAATTAGCGGTGGCTAA
- a CDS encoding YqaE/Pmp3 family membrane protein gives MDLVRILCAIFVPPLGVFLQVGFGIDFWINIVLTLFGYIPGIIHAVWIIAKK, from the coding sequence ATGGATTTAGTTCGGATTTTGTGTGCCATTTTCGTACCGCCTTTGGGAGTTTTTTTACAAGTAGGCTTTGGTATAGACTTTTGGATTAATATAGTTCTGACGCTTTTCGGTTACATTCCTGGAATTATTCATGCAGTATGGATAATTGCTAAGAAATAA
- a CDS encoding carbonic anhydrase: MKYNSIDELFRNNQAWVAEKLAIDPTYFQELSKGQTPPFLYIGCSDSRLPLTNLTRTEPGELFVHRNIANQVSLTDINFLAVLEYAILHLKVEHIIVCGHYDCGGIKAALEGRTIGILDNWVNPIRELYLHKQEEIDALPTREERLNRLAEINVVAQVKNLYQTSIMRQALYERKAPMVHGWVLDIRTGLIKDLNVSTVQWQLHICPLLLEFRLYAMLKNES; encoded by the coding sequence ATGAAATATAACAGCATTGATGAACTCTTCAGAAATAATCAGGCTTGGGTTGCGGAGAAATTAGCTATAGATCCAACTTACTTTCAAGAATTATCTAAGGGACAAACACCACCTTTTCTATACATCGGGTGTTCTGATAGTCGTTTACCCTTAACAAACCTTACTCGTACAGAACCAGGAGAATTATTTGTTCATCGTAATATTGCGAATCAAGTTTCTCTAACGGATATTAACTTTTTAGCCGTTTTAGAATACGCAATTTTACATCTTAAGGTGGAACATATTATCGTTTGTGGTCACTACGACTGCGGAGGAATTAAAGCGGCTTTAGAAGGAAGAACCATCGGAATACTGGATAACTGGGTAAATCCGATTCGGGAACTGTATTTACACAAACAAGAAGAAATTGATGCCTTACCAACCAGAGAAGAACGTCTGAATCGTTTGGCAGAAATAAATGTAGTGGCGCAAGTGAAAAATCTCTACCAAACTTCTATCATGCGTCAGGCACTTTATGAGCGAAAAGCGCCTATGGTTCATGGTTGGGTACTAGATATACGCACTGGCTTAATCAAAGATTTGAATGTCTCAACTGTGCAATGGCAGTTACACATCTGCCCTTTGCTTCTAGAGTTTAGACTCTATGCGATGTTAAAAAATGAGAGCTAA
- a CDS encoding DUF5340 domain-containing protein: protein MEQIPLPSPIHYELILQLLERQTMLAVNDNPDLRHQVNQLIITLRKAAVQQKRLEEICEFSSVTVDHRWSINHHNGSKVVAPD from the coding sequence ATGGAGCAAATTCCTCTACCTTCACCTATTCACTACGAACTTATACTTCAACTTTTAGAAAGACAAACCATGTTAGCAGTAAATGATAATCCAGATTTACGACATCAGGTAAATCAACTAATTATTACTCTCCGTAAAGCTGCGGTACAACAAAAACGACTAGAAGAAATTTGCGAATTTTCCTCTGTGACTGTCGATCACCGTTGGTCAATCAATCATCATAACGGGAGCAAAGTTGTTGCCCCTGATTGA
- the trpC gene encoding indole-3-glycerol phosphate synthase TrpC, with translation MQIRRRSPNPAIDVSILRYQAAVPDSAPNNILEEIVWQKEIEYDLMREKVPLQELQKQVLTAPPTRDFVAALRQGKTKPALIAEVKKASPSKGVFREDFDPVAIAQSYQQGKASCLSVLTDVKFFQGSFENLAKVRAAVDLPLLCKEFIIYAYQIYLARIHGADAILLIAAILGDQDLKYFLKIANNLKMAALIEVHSLAELDRVLALDGVSLVGINNRNLEDFSVDLQTTCQLLAARGSQLQEKNILVVSESGLHNPDDLSLVLTAGASAVLIGESLVKQPDPGAAIASILPKNF, from the coding sequence ATGCAAATCCGTCGTCGTTCCCCTAATCCAGCTATTGATGTATCGATATTGCGTTACCAGGCTGCCGTGCCTGATTCAGCGCCAAACAATATCTTGGAAGAAATTGTCTGGCAGAAAGAAATAGAATATGACCTGATGCGGGAAAAGGTTCCTTTACAAGAATTGCAAAAGCAAGTACTCACTGCACCGCCAACTCGTGATTTTGTGGCTGCTTTGCGTCAAGGTAAGACGAAGCCAGCATTGATTGCCGAAGTTAAAAAAGCTTCACCAAGTAAAGGCGTTTTCCGAGAAGATTTTGACCCAGTAGCGATCGCCCAATCTTATCAGCAAGGCAAAGCTAGTTGTCTTTCGGTGCTAACCGATGTCAAGTTCTTTCAAGGTAGTTTTGAAAACTTAGCCAAGGTTCGGGCTGCCGTAGATTTGCCCCTATTATGCAAAGAGTTTATTATTTATGCTTACCAAATATACTTGGCACGGATTCACGGTGCGGATGCGATTTTGTTGATTGCGGCTATCCTGGGCGATCAAGATTTGAAATACTTCCTGAAAATTGCTAATAACTTGAAAATGGCAGCCTTGATTGAAGTCCATAGCTTGGCAGAACTTGACCGTGTGTTAGCCTTGGATGGTGTCTCCTTAGTAGGAATAAATAATCGCAATTTGGAAGATTTCTCTGTTGACCTGCAAACTACTTGCCAACTTTTAGCTGCAAGGGGTAGCCAATTGCAGGAGAAAAACATCCTTGTTGTCAGCGAGTCAGGACTACATAACCCAGATGATTTGAGTTTAGTGCTTACAGCAGGTGCATCTGCCGTACTCATTGGGGAATCTTTGGTAAAACAACCAGATCCCGGTGCTGCGATCGCCAGTATATTACCGAAGAATTTCTGA
- the lpdA gene encoding dihydrolipoyl dehydrogenase, translating into MSQGFDYDLVIIGAGVGGHGAALHAVSCGLKTAIIEAADMGGTCVNRGCIPSKALLAASGRVRELRDAHHLKSLGIQIGNVEFDRQAIANHANNLVSKIQGDLTNSLKRLGVDIIRGWGKIAGAQKVSVTGDGGEKIITAKDIILSPGSIPFVPPGIEVDGKTVFTSDQGVKLESLPDWVAIIGSGYIGLEFSDVYSALGCEITLIEALDQLMPGFDRDIAKLAERVLITPRDIETKVGIYAKKVTPGSPVVIELADFKTKEDVDVIEVDACLVATGRIPATKNLGLESVGIELDRRNFIPVDDHMAVLSGGEVVPNVWAIGDANGKMMLAHAASAQGIIAVENIVGRERIVDYRSIPAAAFTHPEVSYVGLTETAAKELGKTEGFEIATSRSYFKGNSKALAENEADGIAKVIYRKDTGEVLGVHIFGLHASDLIHEASAAIANRQSVQSLAHLVHAHPTLSEVLDEAYKRAIAI; encoded by the coding sequence GTGAGTCAAGGATTTGATTACGATTTAGTCATTATCGGCGCTGGTGTAGGCGGACATGGTGCAGCCTTACACGCCGTAAGTTGTGGTTTAAAAACAGCGATTATTGAAGCTGCTGATATGGGAGGAACCTGTGTTAATCGGGGTTGTATTCCTTCTAAAGCACTGCTGGCGGCATCTGGGCGGGTGCGGGAGTTACGCGATGCCCACCACCTCAAATCGCTGGGAATTCAAATTGGTAACGTGGAATTCGATCGCCAAGCGATCGCTAATCATGCTAATAATCTCGTCTCAAAAATTCAAGGGGACTTAACCAACAGTCTCAAACGTCTAGGAGTCGATATTATCAGAGGTTGGGGAAAAATCGCTGGGGCGCAAAAAGTCTCTGTCACCGGAGACGGTGGCGAAAAAATCATCACAGCCAAAGACATCATCCTTTCCCCTGGTTCAATTCCTTTTGTACCTCCAGGGATTGAAGTAGATGGTAAAACTGTCTTTACCAGCGACCAAGGTGTAAAGTTGGAGTCGTTACCAGACTGGGTGGCGATTATTGGTAGTGGTTACATCGGCTTGGAATTTTCTGATGTTTACTCAGCTTTGGGTTGTGAAATCACCTTGATTGAAGCCCTAGATCAGTTAATGCCAGGATTTGACCGCGATATTGCCAAACTTGCCGAACGGGTGTTGATTACTCCCCGCGATATTGAAACGAAAGTAGGGATATACGCCAAAAAAGTCACCCCTGGTTCGCCTGTGGTAATTGAGTTAGCAGATTTCAAAACCAAAGAAGATGTAGATGTCATCGAAGTAGATGCTTGCTTGGTGGCTACAGGACGCATCCCAGCGACCAAAAATCTTGGTTTGGAGTCTGTGGGCATAGAACTCGATCGGCGGAATTTTATTCCAGTTGACGATCACATGGCTGTGCTATCAGGCGGTGAAGTAGTACCAAATGTCTGGGCAATTGGTGATGCTAATGGGAAGATGATGTTAGCACATGCGGCTTCTGCTCAAGGCATCATCGCGGTAGAAAATATAGTTGGGAGGGAAAGAATAGTAGACTATCGCAGCATCCCCGCAGCAGCTTTTACCCACCCAGAAGTCAGCTATGTAGGTTTAACAGAAACCGCAGCGAAGGAATTAGGAAAAACCGAAGGGTTTGAAATCGCCACAAGTCGGAGTTACTTCAAAGGGAATTCCAAAGCGTTGGCAGAAAATGAAGCCGACGGTATTGCCAAAGTGATATATCGCAAAGATACAGGAGAAGTCTTAGGCGTTCACATTTTCGGACTGCACGCCTCAGACTTAATTCATGAAGCGTCAGCCGCGATCGCAAACCGTCAATCCGTTCAAAGCCTCGCACATTTAGTTCACGCCCACCCAACACTCTCCGAAGTCTTGGACGAAGCTTATAAACGAGCGATCGCTATTTAG
- a CDS encoding SWIM zinc finger family protein: protein MSIPQITEFTIRRHANTKSFQRGEAYYEAGAVHTVTQRGHLLQAEVAGTEARPYHVNLSFDSSGLTSANCTCAYNFDGWCKHIIATMLVCARDSESIEQRPTLEQLLNRLDNIQTQRLLQELVNEYPPLIEAIDRHVGWMTNPIIEQTTIRPVHRLTIDPAPIRRQVRQIIRDAVRFFEEGCEEDPIAEELVSVVQTAVGFSERGEGENAIAILEAITFTCVENWDDIADYGAENDEIVGELNEAWCEAILTAELTPEEKVDIQINLEAWQDEWNADFSLVMEALRQGWDYPPLVQVLQGNITERGAWEEDVPDYADDLALIRLKILERQERYQEYLYLAEAEGQTQQYLTMLGRLGRVEEAVDAAQTQMNSMEEAFALAKTLSEQGALQQALDIAQSGLNLPGNCQHELGIWTSDLAVELGNSEAALLAIKAAFQVKPSFVDYEKMAELAGENWETVKIDLLRIIRTYSGWGTESAKVDILLHEGLIDDAIAIASELSSYYSELIHRVMNAAITHNPTWVIANARRRAEKIMDGGKAEYYYYAVEWLKKVRAAYLESGKKADWLSYRENLMQTHARKRKLMGMLQQRDME from the coding sequence ATGTCTATTCCCCAAATTACTGAATTTACTATCCGCCGTCATGCCAACACCAAATCTTTCCAACGCGGCGAGGCATACTATGAGGCTGGTGCTGTTCATACTGTTACCCAACGTGGTCATCTGCTTCAAGCCGAAGTTGCAGGTACTGAAGCAAGACCTTATCATGTCAATTTGAGTTTCGATAGCAGTGGGTTAACCTCGGCAAACTGCACCTGTGCCTACAACTTTGACGGTTGGTGCAAACACATTATCGCCACGATGCTTGTCTGTGCGCGTGATTCAGAAAGTATTGAACAGCGCCCCACCCTAGAACAACTACTCAATCGCCTGGATAATATCCAAACTCAAAGGCTGCTGCAAGAGTTGGTAAATGAATACCCACCACTAATTGAGGCGATTGATCGTCATGTAGGTTGGATGACGAATCCGATTATCGAGCAAACAACCATAAGACCTGTACACCGCCTGACTATTGATCCGGCTCCCATTCGGCGGCAAGTCCGGCAAATCATTCGGGATGCTGTGCGCTTCTTTGAGGAAGGGTGTGAAGAAGACCCAATTGCTGAAGAATTGGTGAGTGTGGTGCAAACTGCGGTAGGTTTTAGCGAACGGGGAGAGGGCGAAAATGCGATCGCTATTTTAGAAGCGATTACCTTTACTTGTGTGGAAAATTGGGACGACATTGCAGATTACGGCGCTGAAAATGATGAAATTGTCGGGGAATTAAATGAGGCTTGGTGTGAAGCAATTCTGACTGCTGAACTTACCCCAGAAGAAAAAGTTGATATTCAAATAAATTTGGAAGCTTGGCAAGATGAGTGGAATGCTGATTTTAGCCTAGTGATGGAAGCTTTACGTCAAGGTTGGGATTATCCGCCCCTAGTGCAAGTTCTCCAAGGTAATATTACCGAAAGGGGAGCTTGGGAAGAAGACGTACCAGACTATGCAGATGATTTGGCACTAATTCGGCTAAAAATTCTTGAACGTCAGGAACGTTACCAAGAATACCTCTATTTAGCAGAAGCAGAAGGACAAACCCAGCAGTATCTCACAATGTTAGGGCGTTTGGGCAGAGTAGAAGAAGCAGTTGATGCTGCTCAAACCCAGATGAACTCAATGGAAGAGGCCTTTGCCCTAGCGAAAACACTAAGCGAACAGGGGGCATTACAGCAAGCACTAGATATAGCCCAGAGTGGGTTAAATTTACCAGGTAATTGTCAGCACGAATTAGGAATTTGGACAAGTGATTTAGCTGTTGAGTTGGGTAATAGTGAAGCTGCTTTATTAGCAATTAAAGCGGCTTTTCAAGTCAAGCCCTCCTTTGTTGACTATGAAAAGATGGCAGAATTAGCTGGGGAAAACTGGGAAACTGTCAAAATAGACTTGCTGAGAATTATTCGTACTTATAGTGGTTGGGGAACAGAATCAGCCAAAGTGGATATATTATTGCATGAGGGGCTAATTGATGATGCAATTGCGATCGCTAGTGAACTCAGTTCTTATTATTCAGAATTGATTCATCGCGTCATGAATGCCGCTATTACTCACAATCCTACTTGGGTGATTGCTAATGCGCGTCGCCGTGCCGAAAAGATTATGGATGGAGGTAAGGCAGAATATTACTACTATGCGGTTGAATGGTTAAAAAAAGTCCGTGCCGCCTACTTGGAATCTGGGAAGAAAGCTGACTGGTTAAGCTATCGTGAAAACTTGATGCAAACCCACGCTCGTAAACGTAAATTGATGGGAATGTTGCAGCAAAGGGATATGGAATGA
- a CDS encoding ShlB/FhaC/HecB family hemolysin secretion/activation protein, translated as MINKYPQNLIASHLPLSMLVLFSSISSNPLKAQAVDTTQLPTSTFILSQQQLPPPQDLQPPLPSPVPPPELPQPLPSPAELFPPSVPTLTPNEPLPGKFPQTIVVERFEVVGSTVFSPEELAKATAEFTKRPISLTQVYQARSKITDLYVRNGYITSGAYIPPQTIQSGVVKIQVVEGKLEDIQVTGTRRLNPNYVRSRLAIATSPPLNRQRLLEALQLLQLNPLIQNVSAELSAGSRTGSSLLEVKVNEAKTFSSQIVLDNGRSPSVGSFRRRLQLNEANLLGLGDALGVAYTNTDGSNSLDANYTLPLNPRNGTLTFNYGITSSNVIEPPFKVLDIHSDSRYYELTFRQPIVQTPTQEFALGLTASRRESDISSFLQREGFPGSVLSPGADEQGHTKVSAFRFFQEWTSRNSRQVIALRSQFSLGIDILSPTINQNAPDSRFFAWQGQAQWVRLLAPETLLLLRLNTQLASRTLLPLEQFGLGGQDSVRGYRQDYLLTDNGTFVSAEVQVPILRLPKIDSTLQVIPFVDFGVGWNSSDKENPNPNTLAAVGLGLRWSQGDRFTVRLDWGVPLISVESNERTLQENGLYFSLLYNPF; from the coding sequence ATGATTAATAAATATCCTCAGAATCTTATAGCGTCCCATTTACCACTGAGTATGCTTGTATTATTCAGCAGCATATCCTCTAATCCACTCAAAGCTCAGGCTGTTGATACTACACAATTACCAACTAGTACTTTCATCCTTTCACAACAACAACTCCCACCACCACAAGATTTACAACCACCCTTACCTTCGCCAGTTCCCCCACCTGAACTGCCTCAGCCACTTCCCTCACCAGCAGAACTATTTCCCCCCTCTGTCCCAACTCTCACACCTAATGAACCACTACCTGGTAAGTTTCCTCAAACTATTGTTGTTGAACGGTTTGAAGTTGTTGGTAGTACAGTTTTCAGTCCTGAAGAATTAGCCAAAGCTACTGCTGAATTTACCAAACGACCGATCTCGCTGACCCAAGTGTATCAAGCACGCTCTAAAATTACCGATCTATACGTCAGAAATGGTTATATTACCTCTGGTGCATACATCCCACCCCAAACAATCCAATCCGGTGTTGTAAAAATTCAGGTGGTTGAAGGTAAATTAGAAGATATTCAAGTAACTGGAACTCGGCGGTTGAACCCGAATTATGTCCGCAGCCGACTAGCAATAGCTACATCACCGCCTCTGAATCGCCAGCGTCTACTAGAAGCACTACAACTCTTGCAACTGAATCCTTTGATTCAAAACGTTTCTGCTGAACTATCAGCAGGATCACGGACTGGTTCAAGTCTTCTAGAAGTCAAGGTTAATGAGGCAAAAACCTTTAGTAGCCAGATAGTTCTTGATAATGGGCGATCGCCTAGTGTTGGCAGTTTTCGCCGCCGATTACAATTGAATGAAGCCAACTTATTGGGATTGGGAGACGCTCTAGGTGTCGCTTACACTAATACTGATGGTAGCAACTCCCTTGACGCGAACTATACATTACCACTCAATCCCCGCAATGGCACACTGACTTTCAACTATGGCATCACATCAAGCAATGTCATTGAACCTCCTTTCAAGGTTTTAGATATCCACTCAGATTCTCGCTATTACGAACTGACATTCCGCCAGCCAATAGTTCAAACTCCGACACAAGAATTCGCCCTTGGATTGACAGCCTCCCGACGGGAAAGTGATATTTCGTCCTTTCTACAAAGAGAAGGGTTTCCCGGCTCTGTACTTTCGCCTGGGGCTGATGAACAGGGACACACTAAGGTATCTGCATTCCGATTTTTTCAAGAATGGACTAGTCGTAACAGCCGTCAAGTCATCGCTCTGCGCTCTCAATTTAGTTTGGGTATAGATATTTTGAGTCCCACGATTAATCAAAATGCTCCCGATAGCCGTTTTTTTGCTTGGCAAGGGCAAGCGCAGTGGGTACGCCTTTTAGCTCCTGAAACCTTACTATTACTTCGTTTAAATACGCAACTTGCATCTAGAACACTTCTGCCTTTGGAGCAATTTGGCTTAGGTGGACAGGATAGCGTTCGGGGCTACCGTCAAGATTACCTATTAACGGATAATGGCACTTTTGTCTCTGCGGAAGTTCAAGTACCAATTCTGCGCTTACCCAAGATAGATAGCACGTTACAGGTGATTCCCTTTGTGGATTTTGGTGTTGGCTGGAATAGTTCAGATAAAGAGAATCCCAACCCTAATACTTTAGCTGCTGTTGGTCTGGGGTTGCGTTGGTCACAAGGCGATCGCTTCACTGTTCGTCTTGATTGGGGCGTTCCTTTAATATCAGTTGAATCAAATGAGAGAACATTACAAGAAAACGGTCTGTATTTTAGTTTACTGTATAATCCTTTTTAA